The following proteins are encoded in a genomic region of Toxotes jaculatrix isolate fToxJac2 chromosome 3, fToxJac2.pri, whole genome shotgun sequence:
- the LOC121178656 gene encoding methyltransferase-like protein 7A, translating into MTVLMKFCVLVVNVLCLPLHLMHAVGLYKIYKRIFPCCLYRISVSYNKKMHGNKKELFRSLPEFIKPGGQLTILEIGCGTGTNFQFYPPGSKVICTDPNPHFQKYLNKSMVENDHLVYERFVVASGEDMGSVEDESVDVVVCTLVLCSVNNIPQTLREAHRILRTGGAFFFIEHVAADASTWAYFFQHIIQPGWYYFGDGCEVTRETWKDLEAAGFSELNLRHIEAPFFFAIKPHIVGYAIK; encoded by the exons ATGACAGTGCTAATgaaattttgtgttttggttgtCAATGTGTTATGCTTGCCCCTTCATCTGATGCATGCGGTCGGTCTGTATAAGATATACAAACGTATCTTTCCATGTTGTCTTTACCGGATTTCTGTATCGTACAACAAGAAAATGCACGGCAACAAGAAGGAGCTGTTTCGCAGTCTCCCAGAGTTCATCAAGCCTGGCGGACAGCTCACAATTTTGGAGATTGGCTGCGGCACCGGcacaaattttcagttttatccgCCCGGTAGCAAGGTGATCTGCACTGATCCGAACCCTCATTTTCAGAAATATCTGAATAAAAGTATGGTCGAGAATGACCACCTTGTGTATGAGAGATTTGTGGTGGCATCGGGGGAGGACATGGGGTCAGTTGAGGACGAATCGGTAGACGTGGTTGTCTGCACCCTGGTGCTCTGCTCTGTCAACAACATACCGCAAACTCTGCGAGAAGCCCACCGTATACTGCGGACA GGTGGAGCATTCTTTTTCATAGAGCATGTTGCTGCAGACGCCTCAACCTGGGCATACTTCTTCCAACACATTATTCAGCCTGGATGGTACTACTTCGGTGATGGTTGCGAGGTCACCCGGGAAACATGGAAAGATCTGGAGGCGGCTGGATTCTCTGAACTCAATCTGAGGCACATCGAAGCTCCATTCTTCTTTGCAATCAAACCGCACATCGTAGGCTATGCTATAAAATAG
- the LOC121179595 gene encoding methyltransferase-like protein 7A: protein MKSFLMKFCRLFCLALTLPLHLLEITGLYGMYKRLFPLLAYNITFSYNDKMHTTKRDLFRNVGKFANTDGTLRLLEIGCGSGANFKFYPYGCTVICTDPNPHFMKYLRMSMDANQHLTYDKFLVMSGEDMKEVEDGSVDVVVCTLVLCSVSDVQRVLQEVRRILKTGGAFYFLEHVVSDPSSWTYFFQHVLEPLWYYLGDGCTITRATWKDLEAAGFSELHLKQIEAPEVTLMIRPHIMGYSIK, encoded by the exons atgaaatcCTTTTTAATGAAATTCTGCAGACTGTTTTGCTTAGCACTGACTTTACCCTTACATCTACTGGAGATCACAGGCCTGTACGGTATGTACAAACGTTTGTTTCCCTTGCTGGCCTACAACATTACGTTTTCGTACAACGATAAAATGCACACAACGAAGAGAGACCTTTTCCGAAACGTGGGGAAATTTGCAAACACAGACGGTACACTTCGCCTGCTGGAGATCGGCTGCGGCAGCGGGGCGAACTTCAAGTTCTACCCATACGGCTGCACGGTGATCTGCACTGACCCCAACCCGCACTTCATGAAGTATCTGCGGATGAGCATGGACGCGAACCAGCATTTGACTTATGACAAGTTTCTAGTTATGTCTGGAGAGGACATGAAGGAAGTAGAGGACGGGTCTGTGGACGTTGTTGTCTGCACCTTagttctctgctctgtcagcGACGTGCAGCGCGTGCTGCAGGAGGTCCGACGGATTCTCAAAACG gGTGGAGCCTTCTACTTTTTGGAACATGTTGTCTCTGATCCGTCCTCCTGGACATATTTCTTTCAGCATGTGCTTGAACCTCTGTGGTACTATCTGGGGGATGGATGCACGATTACCAGAGCAACGTGGAAAGATCTGGAGGCCGCTGGGTTCTCTGAACTTCACCTAAAACAAATTGAGGCTCCAGAGGTTACTTTAATGATAAGACCGCATATCATGGGATATTCCATTAAATGA